A stretch of Desulfobacter hydrogenophilus DNA encodes these proteins:
- a CDS encoding ion transporter: MSEIKSQDRLHRIRHRLHEIIFEADTRAGKWFDLILILSILSSVLVVMLDSVATIKVSYGPLLYGIEWGFTLLFTLEYLLRLFCVTKPLRYAFSFLGLVDLLAVLPTYVSLVLPGSQYMLVIRILRVLRVFRVLKLASYVGEATILIRALLASRRKVVIFLLTIVTLVVIFGSLMYLIEGKKNGFTSIPRSIYWAIVTMTTVGYGDISPKTNLGQGLASVIMILGYAIIAVPTGIVTAELSHATRKKISTQACPACMAHGHDPDAVFCKFCSERLNPSSNK; the protein is encoded by the coding sequence GTGTCAGAAATCAAATCCCAAGATAGGCTCCACAGAATCCGGCACCGGCTCCACGAGATTATTTTTGAAGCCGATACCCGGGCCGGTAAATGGTTTGATCTCATTCTCATTCTCTCCATTCTGTCCAGCGTCCTGGTGGTGATGCTGGACAGTGTGGCCACGATAAAAGTCAGCTACGGACCCCTTTTGTACGGGATTGAATGGGGATTTACCCTCCTGTTTACCCTGGAGTACCTGCTGCGTCTCTTCTGTGTGACAAAGCCTTTGCGTTATGCCTTTAGTTTTCTGGGGCTTGTGGACCTTCTGGCAGTGCTGCCCACCTATGTGAGCCTGGTCCTGCCGGGAAGCCAGTACATGCTGGTGATCCGTATTCTCAGGGTGCTCCGGGTCTTCAGGGTGCTGAAACTGGCCTCTTATGTGGGAGAAGCCACTATCCTTATACGGGCACTTCTGGCCAGCCGCCGCAAGGTCGTCATCTTTCTTTTGACCATTGTCACCCTGGTGGTGATCTTCGGTTCCCTTATGTACCTCATCGAGGGGAAAAAAAATGGCTTTACCAGTATTCCCAGGAGTATTTACTGGGCCATTGTAACCATGACCACCGTGGGATACGGAGACATTTCCCCCAAGACTAACCTGGGCCAGGGCCTGGCCTCGGTGATCATGATCCTGGGCTATGCCATTATTGCCGTGCCCACGGGCATTGTCACGGCGGAGCTGAGCCACGCCACCCGGAAAAAAATCTCCACCCAGGCCTGCCCGGCCTGCATGGCCCATGGCCATGATCCGGACGCGGTATTCTGCAAATTCTGTTCAGAGCGGCTGAATCCTTCAAGCAACAAATAA
- a CDS encoding molybdopterin-dependent aldehyde oxidoreductase, translated as MIGKKLMVNGIPRTVFVNEDDTLSTVLRNCLSLTGVKVGCDQGQCGACNVILNSKLVRSCITKMKRVPDDSQITTIEGIGTPDNLHPIQAAWIAHGGAQCGFCTPGFIVSSKALLDTIPDPTREDIRDWFQKHKNACRCTGYKQLVDSVMDAAKVLNGKMTMDDLLFKIPEDGRIWGTKYPRPTAVAKVTGTLDYGADLGIKMPEETLRLALVQAKVSHANIKSIDTSEAEKMPGVYKVVTHKDVQGKNRISGLITFPTNKGDGWDRPILCDEKVFQYGDAIAIVCADTEKNAKAAADKVKVDLELLPEYMSAPAAMAEDAMQIHPGTPNVYYIQKVKKGEDTAPIFESADVTIEDDFYTSRQPHMPIEPDVGFAFQGEDGALTIHSKSIGIHLHLAMIAPGLGIAPEKLTLVQNPTGGTFGYKFSPTMEALVGVAAMATGKPVFLNYDWQQQQTYTGKRSPFLTNLRLAADKDGTLKAMESDWSVDHGPYSEFGDLLTLRGAQFAGAGYNIPNIRGEGRTVCTNHAWGSAFRGYGAPEIEFPSEVLMDMLAEKLGMDPFDLRYKNVYREGATTPTGQTPDSWSLPEMFDILKPKYEAAKAQAAKKSTDTEKCGVGIAVGVYGCGLDGPDTSEAHAELNEDNTITVFNSWEDHGQGADMGTLGTAHEALRPMGIAPDQIKLVMNDTSKTPNSGPAGGSRSQVVTGQATKAACELLMGGMKKSDGTYRTYEEMKAENIPVKYTGAWTAPAKDCDENGQGSPFAVYMYGLFMTEVCVEIATGKTKVTKITAVADVGKINNKLVVDGQMYGGLAQGVGFALTEDYEDIKKHSTMMGAGFPYIKDIPDEMELIYVQAPREHGPFGAAGVGELPLTAPHAAIINGIYNACGARVKRLPATPDKVLAELKG; from the coding sequence ATGATCGGTAAAAAATTGATGGTAAACGGTATTCCGAGAACCGTTTTTGTGAATGAGGATGACACGCTTTCGACGGTGCTCCGGAACTGCCTCTCCCTCACCGGGGTCAAAGTGGGCTGCGACCAGGGCCAGTGCGGCGCTTGCAACGTTATTCTGAATTCTAAACTGGTGCGTTCCTGCATTACCAAAATGAAACGGGTTCCGGATGATTCCCAGATCACCACCATCGAAGGCATCGGCACCCCGGACAACCTCCACCCCATCCAGGCGGCATGGATTGCCCACGGCGGCGCCCAGTGCGGTTTCTGCACCCCGGGATTCATCGTCTCCTCCAAGGCCTTGCTGGATACCATTCCGGATCCCACCCGCGAGGATATCCGGGATTGGTTCCAGAAACACAAAAACGCCTGCCGCTGCACCGGATACAAGCAACTGGTGGATTCCGTTATGGACGCCGCCAAGGTGCTTAACGGCAAAATGACCATGGATGACCTCCTGTTTAAGATTCCCGAAGACGGACGGATCTGGGGCACCAAATATCCCCGTCCCACCGCCGTTGCCAAGGTCACCGGCACCCTGGATTACGGTGCGGATCTGGGCATAAAGATGCCCGAAGAAACCTTGAGACTGGCGCTGGTGCAGGCCAAGGTCTCCCATGCCAATATCAAATCCATTGACACCTCCGAAGCCGAAAAGATGCCCGGTGTCTACAAGGTTGTTACCCATAAAGACGTCCAGGGCAAAAACCGGATTTCCGGCCTGATCACCTTTCCCACCAATAAAGGCGACGGCTGGGACCGGCCCATCCTCTGTGATGAAAAGGTATTCCAGTACGGCGACGCCATTGCCATTGTCTGCGCCGACACCGAGAAAAACGCCAAGGCCGCTGCCGACAAGGTAAAAGTGGACCTGGAACTGCTGCCCGAATACATGAGCGCCCCGGCCGCCATGGCCGAAGATGCCATGCAGATTCATCCGGGCACCCCCAATGTTTACTATATTCAGAAAGTCAAAAAAGGCGAGGACACCGCTCCCATCTTTGAGTCCGCTGATGTCACCATTGAAGATGATTTCTACACGAGCCGCCAGCCCCATATGCCCATTGAGCCGGACGTGGGTTTTGCCTTCCAGGGCGAAGACGGTGCCCTGACCATCCATTCCAAATCCATCGGTATTCATCTCCATCTGGCCATGATCGCCCCGGGTCTGGGCATTGCGCCGGAAAAACTCACCCTGGTCCAGAATCCCACCGGCGGCACATTTGGCTATAAATTTTCCCCCACCATGGAAGCCCTGGTGGGGGTCGCAGCCATGGCCACGGGTAAACCCGTATTCCTCAACTATGACTGGCAGCAACAGCAGACATATACGGGCAAACGCTCCCCCTTCTTGACAAATCTGCGCCTGGCCGCCGACAAGGACGGCACCCTCAAGGCCATGGAATCGGACTGGAGCGTTGACCACGGTCCCTATTCTGAATTCGGCGATCTGCTGACCCTGCGCGGGGCCCAGTTTGCCGGTGCCGGTTACAATATCCCCAATATCCGGGGCGAAGGCCGGACCGTTTGCACCAACCACGCCTGGGGCTCTGCATTCCGGGGCTACGGCGCACCGGAAATAGAATTTCCTTCTGAAGTTCTCATGGACATGCTGGCGGAAAAACTGGGTATGGACCCCTTTGATCTGCGATATAAAAACGTATATCGGGAAGGGGCCACCACACCCACAGGCCAAACCCCGGATTCCTGGAGCCTGCCGGAAATGTTTGACATACTCAAACCCAAATATGAGGCCGCCAAAGCCCAAGCCGCCAAAAAATCCACCGACACCGAAAAGTGCGGTGTTGGCATCGCTGTGGGCGTATACGGCTGCGGCCTTGACGGTCCGGACACCTCCGAGGCTCATGCAGAGCTCAACGAAGACAACACCATCACCGTATTCAATTCCTGGGAAGATCACGGACAGGGCGCTGACATGGGCACTTTGGGCACAGCCCACGAAGCCCTGCGGCCCATGGGCATTGCCCCGGATCAGATCAAGCTGGTCATGAACGATACCTCCAAAACCCCCAACTCCGGCCCTGCCGGGGGTTCCCGTTCCCAGGTCGTCACCGGACAGGCCACCAAAGCCGCCTGCGAGCTGCTCATGGGCGGTATGAAAAAGAGCGACGGCACCTACCGGACCTACGAGGAAATGAAGGCTGAAAACATTCCCGTGAAATACACCGGTGCCTGGACTGCGCCTGCCAAAGACTGTGATGAAAACGGCCAGGGCAGCCCCTTTGCCGTATACATGTACGGCCTGTTCATGACTGAGGTCTGCGTTGAGATTGCCACGGGCAAAACCAAGGTGACCAAAATAACTGCAGTGGCGGATGTGGGCAAGATCAACAACAAACTGGTGGTGGACGGCCAGATGTACGGCGGTCTGGCCCAGGGTGTTGGCTTCGCCCTGACCGAAGATTACGAAGACATCAAGAAGCATTCCACCATGATGGGTGCAGGCTTCCCCTATATCAAGGATATCCCCGACGAGATGGAGCTTATCTATGTGCAAGCCCCCAGGGAACATGGTCCTTTCGGGGCTGCCGGCGTGGGCGAACTGCCCCTGACCGCTCCCCATGCCGCTATTATTAACGGCATCTATAATGCCTGCGGTGCGCGGGTTAAACGGTTGCCGGCTACACCGGACAAGGTTCTGGCTGAACTGAAAGGCTAA
- a CDS encoding pyridine nucleotide-disulfide oxidoreductase/dicluster-binding protein, producing the protein MEKSELIAFEAKCIQEEPAFCTAACPFHVDVKSFMARMVKKETDKAFKILEKTLPLPEIITRICDHPCESACIRQRLDASLSIGQMERACASNRRRQKKYFPPPAKNTHIGIWGSGLSSLTAAWDLALKGYRVNVFEQETLGGDLHRLDGNVLPVSIIEMELTRLKKFGVTFTPQTGYDTFLENKDQFQAVYIGMDAPGGPQTVPVDEFSLQSVSDSKLFAGGFPWNKEMVTSETYPIAFAFQGRKAATSMDRILSGVSLTAGRDKEGVIQTKLSTDISREAILPKIEFKGEAGYDLEKAAQEAGRCIQCDCSRCIRACNTYLESFKGHPGKYAREIYNNLAIVMGEKKANTLINSCSLCGQCETVCPNDFSMADLCLSARREMVADDKMPPSAHEFALGEMAHANGAACFFSMHAPDTDTSEAVFFPGCQLTGSSPDQVKAVWAWLRKTVDSHTGIISGCCGAPAFWAGRQALFEETGNTLKTLWESWGAPRIITACTSCSQMLEKVLPGVRISSLYKEMAGNPALPAPDQAAAGSVAVSDPCTARKDDDTQQAVRNLIQSRGIAITELENAGELTECCGFGGLVFNANPDLAGSIIQKRTEESPLDYIAYCAMCRDRLARAGKNTRHILDLFWPETDHPEKRQDPGFSRRRRNLAGFKQEMTGHGASRDGIPLTPAGQKIIIHQDTLARIEDEFILVSDIEKVLAHYESDAEKQYFINRETETEIAFFRPANVCFWVEFKARDRAYEILDAWSHRMTVIPAQEFKTGAPIEDLRQGLQCGSCRAPLESVKNHVGYLDSRFDVDLPQCKSCGTVFISPELARGKMAEVEKILEDK; encoded by the coding sequence ATGGAAAAATCCGAACTTATTGCATTTGAAGCAAAGTGCATCCAGGAAGAACCGGCATTCTGCACGGCGGCATGCCCCTTTCATGTGGATGTAAAATCCTTCATGGCCCGGATGGTAAAGAAAGAAACGGACAAGGCCTTTAAAATTCTGGAAAAGACCCTGCCCCTGCCGGAAATCATCACCCGGATCTGCGACCATCCCTGTGAATCGGCCTGTATCCGACAACGTCTGGATGCCTCCCTTTCCATCGGCCAGATGGAGCGGGCCTGCGCCAGCAACCGGCGCCGGCAGAAAAAATATTTTCCCCCGCCGGCAAAGAATACCCACATCGGTATCTGGGGCAGCGGTCTGTCCAGCCTCACAGCAGCATGGGACCTTGCCCTCAAAGGCTATCGGGTAAATGTATTTGAACAAGAGACGCTGGGTGGAGACCTTCATCGGCTGGACGGAAACGTTTTACCCGTTTCTATTATAGAGATGGAACTTACCCGCCTCAAGAAATTCGGTGTTACATTTACCCCCCAGACCGGGTATGACACATTTTTGGAAAATAAAGACCAGTTCCAGGCCGTATATATCGGTATGGATGCCCCGGGCGGTCCGCAAACAGTTCCTGTGGACGAATTTTCATTGCAATCGGTATCCGATTCGAAACTTTTTGCCGGTGGTTTTCCCTGGAACAAAGAAATGGTCACTTCCGAAACCTATCCCATTGCCTTTGCATTCCAGGGTAGAAAAGCCGCCACCTCCATGGACAGGATATTGTCCGGGGTATCACTGACTGCGGGCCGGGACAAGGAAGGGGTTATTCAAACAAAGCTGTCCACGGACATCAGCCGGGAGGCCATCCTTCCCAAAATCGAATTTAAAGGAGAAGCCGGATACGACCTTGAAAAGGCGGCACAAGAGGCCGGGCGTTGCATTCAATGCGACTGTTCCCGGTGTATCCGGGCCTGCAACACCTATCTTGAAAGTTTCAAGGGCCATCCCGGGAAATACGCCCGGGAAATTTACAACAATCTGGCCATTGTCATGGGGGAAAAAAAGGCCAACACCCTGATCAATTCCTGCAGCCTGTGCGGACAGTGCGAAACGGTCTGCCCCAATGACTTTTCCATGGCAGACCTGTGTCTCTCCGCCCGGCGGGAGATGGTGGCCGATGATAAAATGCCCCCATCGGCCCATGAATTCGCTCTTGGAGAAATGGCCCACGCCAATGGGGCGGCCTGCTTTTTCTCCATGCATGCGCCGGACACAGATACCTCTGAAGCCGTTTTCTTTCCGGGATGCCAGCTTACGGGCTCATCACCGGATCAGGTGAAAGCGGTATGGGCATGGCTGAGAAAGACCGTTGATAGTCACACCGGAATTATATCCGGCTGTTGCGGGGCGCCGGCTTTCTGGGCCGGCCGCCAGGCCCTGTTTGAAGAAACAGGCAACACACTTAAAACCTTGTGGGAATCCTGGGGAGCCCCCCGGATCATCACGGCCTGCACCTCCTGCTCCCAGATGCTGGAAAAGGTACTGCCCGGGGTCCGGATTTCATCCCTGTACAAGGAAATGGCCGGTAATCCTGCTCTCCCTGCACCGGATCAGGCCGCTGCCGGTTCTGTGGCCGTCAGCGATCCCTGTACGGCCCGCAAAGACGACGATACCCAGCAGGCCGTCAGGAACCTGATTCAATCCAGGGGCATCGCCATAACCGAGTTGGAAAATGCCGGGGAGCTGACAGAATGCTGCGGTTTTGGCGGCCTTGTATTCAATGCCAATCCTGACCTTGCCGGCAGCATCATCCAAAAACGAACGGAAGAAAGCCCTCTGGACTATATTGCTTATTGTGCCATGTGCCGGGACCGCCTGGCCCGGGCCGGGAAAAATACCCGCCATATTCTGGATCTATTCTGGCCGGAAACCGACCATCCGGAAAAACGGCAGGACCCTGGATTTTCAAGGCGGCGCAGAAACCTAGCCGGATTTAAACAGGAGATGACCGGGCATGGCGCTTCCCGGGACGGCATTCCCTTGACCCCGGCCGGGCAGAAAATTATTATTCATCAGGACACCCTGGCCCGGATTGAAGATGAATTCATTCTTGTCTCGGATATTGAAAAGGTTTTGGCCCATTACGAGTCCGATGCGGAGAAACAGTATTTTATAAACAGGGAAACGGAGACTGAAATCGCCTTTTTCCGGCCGGCTAATGTCTGCTTCTGGGTGGAATTCAAGGCCCGTGACAGGGCATATGAGATCCTGGATGCCTGGAGCCATCGAATGACCGTGATTCCGGCCCAGGAATTTAAAACAGGCGCTCCCATAGAAGATCTACGCCAGGGGCTGCAGTGCGGAAGCTGCCGCGCGCCCCTGGAAAGCGTTAAGAATCATGTGGGTTACCTGGATTCCCGGTTTGATGTGGACCTGCCCCAGTGCAAAAGCTGCGGGACCGTATTCATCTCTCCGGAACTGGCCCGGGGGAAGATGGCTGAAGTGGAAAAGATTCTTGAGGATAAATAA
- a CDS encoding mechanosensitive ion channel domain-containing protein — MELFQQINQEALIRGALVAGLALVLIGLSQRTIPWIADRLSGRQRLYALATVPLIRLVIILVAPWMIIPIVVDPTAENIFALLGALGLALGFAFKDYVGSLIAGIVTLYELPYRLGDWVSVEGVYGEVKSIGMRSFEILTPDDTMVVIPHLKLWGENIFNANDGSRHLQCAANFYLHPEHDPRQVIQALEDTAMTSVYLQVLKPVTIIASEGPWATEYRVKAYPVDPGDQFRFTTDLTLRGKQALMALGVRFPTYGAPGNENPGLKI; from the coding sequence ATGGAACTATTCCAGCAGATAAACCAGGAAGCCCTTATCAGGGGAGCTTTGGTGGCCGGCCTCGCCCTGGTGCTGATCGGACTCAGTCAAAGAACGATTCCGTGGATAGCGGACCGGCTCTCCGGCCGGCAGCGGCTCTATGCCCTGGCCACGGTGCCGCTGATCCGTCTTGTCATCATCCTGGTCGCCCCGTGGATGATCATCCCCATTGTCGTGGATCCAACGGCGGAAAATATCTTTGCTCTGCTGGGGGCCCTGGGTCTGGCCCTGGGGTTTGCTTTCAAAGACTATGTCGGCAGCCTCATCGCCGGAATCGTCACGCTCTATGAATTGCCCTACCGGCTCGGGGACTGGGTCTCTGTGGAAGGGGTTTACGGAGAGGTCAAATCCATCGGAATGCGATCCTTTGAGATCCTCACCCCTGACGATACGATGGTGGTGATCCCCCACCTGAAGCTCTGGGGGGAAAATATCTTCAATGCCAACGACGGCAGCCGGCACCTCCAGTGTGCTGCCAACTTTTACCTCCACCCAGAGCACGACCCCAGGCAGGTAATCCAGGCCCTGGAGGATACGGCCATGACCAGCGTCTATCTCCAGGTGTTAAAGCCGGTGACCATCATTGCATCGGAAGGGCCCTGGGCCACGGAATACAGGGTCAAGGCATATCCGGTGGACCCCGGGGATCAATTCCGGTTTACAACGGACCTGACCCTGAGGGGAAAGCAGGCCCTGATGGCGCTGGGGGTGCGTTTTCCTACTTATGGGGCGCCGGGAAACGAAAATCCAGGTCTTAAAATATAA
- a CDS encoding MBL fold metallo-hydrolase yields the protein MHHIQMLRRITGPYNLNTYFLVCKKSRKAVIIDPGGRIEDIADFMRENDIIPDKILLTHGHADQLFSMDAFKEIARIPYCLHEADDDFFKDPEVRAKTKQSVGLPPPYPADIRMNDGDTVAFGSCELAVIHTPGHTPGSACLLCEDHLFTGDAIFVGEAGRTDLPGGDLPCLIDSIRVKILPLDKKTVILPGHHHTGDPSWSTIEQEMRTNIYITDFILDE from the coding sequence GTGCACCACATACAGATGCTCCGACGGATCACAGGACCCTATAACCTCAATACCTATTTTCTGGTCTGCAAAAAATCCCGGAAAGCAGTCATTATTGATCCGGGCGGAAGGATTGAAGACATAGCCGATTTTATGCGGGAAAACGATATTATCCCAGATAAAATCCTGTTAACCCATGGACATGCGGATCAATTGTTTTCCATGGATGCATTCAAGGAAATAGCCAGGATACCCTATTGCCTGCACGAGGCGGATGATGATTTTTTTAAAGATCCGGAAGTAAGGGCAAAAACGAAACAATCGGTTGGCCTGCCGCCGCCCTATCCGGCAGATATCAGGATGAATGATGGCGATACCGTTGCCTTCGGTTCTTGTGAACTGGCCGTTATCCATACCCCCGGACATACGCCCGGTTCGGCCTGTCTGCTGTGCGAGGACCATCTTTTTACGGGGGATGCCATCTTTGTGGGAGAGGCTGGACGGACGGATCTGCCAGGCGGAGACCTCCCTTGCCTGATCGACTCCATCAGGGTTAAAATACTGCCGCTTGATAAAAAAACAGTGATCCTTCCGGGTCATCACCATACCGGTGATCCTTCCTGGTCGACCATAGAACAGGAAATGAGGACCAATATCTATATCACCGATTTCATTCTGGATGAATGA